The sequence TGCGCCGTTAGGTAAGGTGGTGTATAGTAATGCGGTGGAACAGAATGTTCTCCAAATGTAGGTACGACATATTTAGCCATAATTTCGTTACTCCATTTGTAACGAAAGTCGCCAAGCGCTCGCAATGGCGCCAATTGTCCCAACAGCCGCTCATTTCGTATTGCGGTATCCTGCTCCTCCTTGGGATGCTCCTCTAAGATGCGTTGCACTTCTTTGAGATTATCGGCATTGTGTTCGTTGTTCAATTTTTTCGCATGCCACTGACCAGTTTCAGGGCATTGTGTGCCAAGAACTGCTCCGCAATCACCGGTGCTAGCAACATGCAAATCTAAGTGATCAATGTGAGCAACACATGCCACAGCGCCTATACTTTGGAATAATAACTATAGGTacgtttcacttcatttttagtTTATCATTACCTGACATTGCCACCGACATAGTGCGCATGTTTGTGTGTTTTAAGGCCTCTTTCGACAAATCGTCATCTAACCGCATAAAAGCGTTCGTTATTTCAATTGATATTTTCTCAACCGTTTGACTAGAAATTATTTGCACATAGTCTCTAAAGCTGTCCTcgtaaatagtttttatttcatttacgaAGTCGGCCTGTTGataatactttattttgtttaggtTTTTTAGATCATGCAGACTTCTGATTTTACCTTATCATTATGACATTTTAAGAACGATTGGCTATTGTATTCTTTGGCTACTACTTCTTTCAGTGTTGTACGATCTATAACTCCTGCAGCTACGTATCGCAGTAAACGTTTGGATATAACTTGCGAGCAGGCGGGTCCGCCGTGACCATCGAACACTCCACAAATGAAACCTTTAGTAGATAAAACTAttaattgttaatttaattttaaaagaaagttaTCAAACAATTAAGTTACATAAATCACTCACCACTTTTATGTAAAAACGTGGCTTCTGTACGGGAATCTTCACAAGGTCTATTTGAACTCAACTGGTTGGATTCATAGCTGCGCACAATGCTGTCGTTTTCCGCAAACGTCTGTATATACTCATTTTCACGCAATATCAAATTGACCTGCAataacaaatatacaaaaactcgTGTACGTACACTTTTGGTAATCTGTCTAACAGGGTATAagttacatcgtatggtgataGATTTGGCAGCTGCGCCTCTTGCCTAATTGTGATTCGGAATTGACGCACCGCACCTCTAACATTGGAACAGTTGGGTTGTCGTATGCACACGACACTGTTGCGAAGAAGGATTGTTAGCATCTAGACTAACTAACCTTAAGTATTAGATTTATTATAATGAATTGTGTATGTAAGACTTTAAAGCTTTAATATACTATGGTTGCGGAGCACTCGTTTTTATATTCACAACTTTTTTTGTGTACTTCTGTGAATGTTATTGCCTTCttcagaataataaataatgctCCAGAAAATCACAATACTTCCATCAAGACTTTTATTCCTTTCataattatgtacatacatacgatgACAATCTAAGCAGGGTTGCTTTGAGGGTCTTTAAATTGAAGAGTTcgcaatttttaacaataaacaaacaaaatccaATCCAAAATATTCGTTTATGTCTTAAATTGTATTATTCCAGAATTGCCATTATTGGCCATTAGAAAGATATATAAGAAATGCCCCTAAAAGGAATtcgtttatttaacattttcgacGTGACATATGTAACTTCTAGTTGCCAGTTCAAAGATGTGACAATAATGATGCCAGACTGCCAGTTCCCTTGTCAGATGGCTCTTAAAATGACCCATTacagagttgttgttgttgtagcagcataaacattccccatatatatatgaggaatgctgctgaagtgacagtccttggccggatataaatccgggtcgtttcgataacgtagaaccgactgtcgtgggaacgacatTACAGAAAATTTTGCTGTGACATAACAATTGACAACAAAAGGAGGAACGGCGTAATATTATGAactcaaggcgcattcattgaaGGTgttggcactagaccaacaacactgttctgtacgtttgattgtcaaagcaaagtattgaaaaagaactagaaaacaaataattaattcgccttgtttcattctgagcctTGGATGAACTCCTTCGCTAATGCCTTTCTTAACCTATTTCTGTGTGTGTGCGCCACAAAAAAGTATTGCGtgtaaacaataaaattaaaacgaatACTCAATTCCATATTCCGCGACCTAATTCTAGTTATCAAAAATCTGTTCGCAACGCAAACATTCATCAATGGGCTAGTCAATGACGTCAATATAATTAAAGGATGAATGcagtcaaaaaatattttgtttgcgaAAAATATGGAATATCTGGTATAAATGACTGTGTTGAAGCTACACATCTTGATTACTGGTCATCAGGAGACAAAAATCAGCATGTATATTACAACCGAGAAGTATTTTATGTTATAGCATACATATAATGACACtaagtatatataataaattttattttaaatacgaATGTATTCATAACATCACCATAActataaaattaaacatttgcTTATATACTTTATATACCGTATACAATAACCTTTCCTCTGCTTCTATGAGTAATCGTTTCTCTTTCATATTGCAATCGTGTTGGAAAATCCCAATCAGACGATAACCACGTAAAGATCAATCACTTTTGTGCAGCTAGACGACATCGAGTTCCACCATGAACGAATTATAAGAGATCACAACACTTTGCCACCACCATtcgtaaacaaaaaacagttaaCGTTTCTTTTGTTTGTGGTCTATTGAAGGTagcccaaaaattttaaaaagtactcAAATATATGCTCAATATATATAATTCAGTAttctttaattcatttaagCAATGTAAAGCCCCTTCTGGGTTAAAATTAAGTGAGTGCAATACCTGCGAAATTACTTACATTCTAAATAAACTaacaaatcatttaaaatatcacttctaaaataattatatgttattgttttttgtttcaaataacaTTATTTATTTCGCTTAAACGCGTTGGTTACAGGTGCAATTCATCGAAGACTCTCATCATTGCTGAAGTGGTTTTGACCTTCGATGAGAGGATTTACTCATTCAAATCTCTGCTAATATGTATCTTCCTCTCTGATGTTGGGGATCTGAGAGATGTTGGGGATCTATGAGCTGTATAGCAGATGTGTCTTATGAGGTGTCCCAAACCGTAGTGCTTCACACAATACGATTAAGACTGGTAGAAGAAACTAGTCATCcggaacaaaaaatataactaaataaataatctcTGCCCAGATCACTATGAACTGCGTATCTAAACCATTTCAATGTTTCTACTACCACTTTTAAATTACTCCTTCATCTATCACTAATTgtacgaaaacaaaaacactaatatctttgaaaagtatttgaaagTATTGACAATAATTTAAGTATATAACAACGCTGTGGGAAAAATCTGTCTAATTTTAGACAGAATTCAATTAACagatgaatgtatgtataaaagTCATAAATAGCATTACAAGAGATATGAGTAAAGTGAGAGTCTTCCAAATATAGTTGAAATAATAAGCACACATAATGTTAGGGTGTAAGTGTAAAATAAGGCTGTAGTTAACTGTAAGCATAGATAAGATAATGTAACAATATagctaaaatatatatatatatatataaagtttgATTTTCGAGGGAAGCCTAGCATTATAGACACTCTCTTTTCAAAAGGAATTTCCATTCGCACCAGCAAGTaaataattatcaaatttaCGACTGCTTCAACAAGAGTAAATGAATATTAAACGTCAAATACGTATACCATTTTTGAGTACAGTCAAGTTATTGAAGGCTAGTCTAGGCTATGTgtaatttcgaaatgtactgaaATTGTAATAGAATGCTCAATACACCTGTTCTGTCACATCTTTTTGAGGGTGTTTATAAGTTCTTTGCTCTGCTTTGCTTTCATTGGTAACGAAAATTGatagaagaaaaaaaggaaattcgattggaaaattataaaaagcacGTATAAAAAGAGTGAAAacgaattttcaaaaggaaataattatgtGCGAATTTAAATAGACTTTTTGTGTGATGTGAAAAGTCGTAATAAGATCAAATAATTCCGAATCTCGTCGTGGTTTCTACAGTCCTGCTCGCGTCTTCTTCGTTGTCTATGTCTGCTCTGTACCAGATATTTTTTCGTCACTGTCgcaaatgaaattttcattattatatctTGAATACTTCGTGATGAAAAATTGGAACATCAcattataaacataaaaatgtgttaagtgaagtaaatttccaaaatgccattgtttgtaaaatgaaatgaatctgTGCATTtgtcgttgtttttgttgctacgGTAGCAGATAGAAAATGATGCTGACAAATTTTTGATGATTGTGTTGAATTGTCCATTTGCATTTCATGATCACAGCGAAAAAGGCGTAGATATCTAAAGTAGAGGTAACAGCTGCATCCGCAGACTGCGTGTGAAGCAGTAGTACCAGAGTACGAAGGCATTTAAAGCAGCGTTAAAAGAAGCTACGGAGGACAGGTAAAGTGTAAAAGAGTGCAAGTATTGTTGGGCTGCGGGTAATGGGAAAataatgtgtgtgtatttatttgTAGTTTGGTGAGTTTAATGCATATGCGAAGATTTggaaataattgaaatgtttttaaatttaatgcattaacttgcattttaattgtaaacGTTCGGATAGCTCAACATGTTTGAAGTGGCATCAGTATCAAACGAATCTGAAACTGATTATAAATGGTTATGTACAAGCACACACATATGTTGGCTGACAACTAAGTGAAAGctattcgtacatacatacacgcacattattattatgtttatttgtgtaataaattatatattaaacttGGATAAGGCGCTAACAACAACGATTTTcggcctacatacatacatgcacataacgCACTGATGTGCCCCCGTAgttcataaacaaatttattttcatgaatttgTATTTCCCCTTTTAAGAGTGTTTGCATAAACAAAGTGATGCGGTATGAAATAGCCATATctgttttatataatatatatacatatatatatatatatatatatatatttactgtTGATCCGTTTTGGAAGGTAGCTTAAAAAAGTGcaaactttctttttttaaaagtcgcattttaaacaaacaaacattttatcgTAAATATGTTACATTAACCCCTTGAAATAAAACCGTAAACATTTTGATTCTGTTCATGCCTGGTAGTAATACTAAGAACTTAGTATGCaacattttcgtttttatttttttaatcgttGGTTAACTGAAGCTTAAAGTGTGTGTGAGTTCACTTGATATCCTCAAACACGACAATCTAAGGAGTGGAAATTTACGGATATTTTTATGGGTAATAGTGACGTGATTATTTGGCGAGTGGGACAGTCTTATGTTAGGCAGGAAATGAGGTCTATGGTTTGTTTAATCATTCCATATTTGCCTGTTTTTACTAAGTGCTGAAGTGATTGCAAGGCACGGAGTTTTAGAGTCCCATCTCTCTCTCGTTCGAAGAGCAGCAAATATTGGACATGAAAAAAAAGAGCACAACCTTAACTTGACTCAAACCTCCAAAAGTTATTTCAAAAGCTTAAGTATATCGAATGTTTCTgagttattttttaagtttaatatcTTTGAGAGTTGTAGAaatcaaaatcgtttttatattataatatcatTATTCTAATCATCATTTAACTTATAATtgatcaaatatttttgaaccgGTTTAATTCATTATCTCAAAATTCTTAAGTTCAGAAAGTTTTCCGAAAACTGAAGCaagtttctgattttttttttttaattttttatttccatcaAGTGCGTGTCTGAACAAGTGCGTACTTATGtcaataattttcattgatcgttgatttgaaattacttttaaatgcaaaatttatgtaggattacactgtggaacaaattcaggttagcaaaaattaggtccattctgagagtggcgggtgaaaatagaggcgaaattagaagacccgtatcgcgccgtttttttatgttagttcgaattttttttaatcggccttcgaagtttgcagtcaaatgccgattttcagtatattgtttcataagtaccacaaacattttcgaaatcaattttttcaaaaattgtaattgttgctcaggtctctagcaataatttggcttttacagattgaaaaaatatcaattagtcgacgagttatagccaaaaaagcatataaacaattttgctccgatttcgaacttcgaaggccgattaaaaaaaattcgaactaacataaaaaaacggcgcgatacgggtcttctaatttcgcctctattttcacccgccactctcagaatggacctaatttttgctaacccgaatttgttccacagtgttatcttTTGTATATGAATATTGTTCTTCCAGAAAACTTAAACATTCGAAAATCTAAATTAGCTCACTAAAAAACTACTTAATAATTCATTGCGTTCTCAGTAATACAATTTTGATTTTGTCAAAATAAGAATTTGAAGGGTCTATTGAGaaaattgtttgttgtttgtcaAACCTAAAATTTTGGGTGTTGCCTTTGACAGTATGCAAGTAACTGCATtcccttcagcagcattccccgtctATGTATAGAGaacgtttatgctgctacaacaacaaaaacaggacCAAACATACCACCTGCACGAAACAGTATATAGGCATTCGTCCGAAGTCTTTTACCATTATCCCAATCTCCCAATCCTCGAATATCGTCACCGGAGTCCAATTATCTCTCAtggcagacgaagagcttcagatCAACTCTATTTTGTTACAATTGTGTTAGAGATATTGTAACAGGCTAAATTATTACCTCTCCGGACTCGACCCCGACTTTCACATGCCCCTTTAAATCCATTCACCTAATACCCCTATCCCTTTGGCCCTACCCTGtggaaacagcatgtttcttgagcctaccgttagatgagatagGCAAGCCGACCGGTGACTACACTGTAACGTCAGTTCTAGGCTAGAGTGGCCTTCACGAAGATCAAAACGATATTGACACGCCGGGACATACCAATCGGGTTAAAgacaagatttttaaaatgttatgtaTGGTCAACACTCTTATATGGATGCGAGGCCTGGACATTGAAAACCGTAAGCATACACCGACTAGAATCTTTCGAAATGTGGTGTtacagaaaaatgttgaaaataagctggaatgacaaaatatcaaatgacgTAGTGCTAAATACAATGCAAACCGCTAGGAACATGCTTACGGACATAAAAAGGAGGAAAGTCGCTTATTTCGGACACATAACAAGAGGaaggaaaaattgaaggacAAAGAGGAATTGGTAGGAAGAAAATGACATGGCTAGACAACATCAAAGAGTGGACAGGCCTCAAAACAATCGGCGAACTAACAGCAGCAGCGaaaaacagacaaaaatatAATGACATCAATAATAATATGACCTGACAACCGTACGACTAAGATCACAATgatgtttgtatgtaatcgcGAACATACAGCATGGA comes from Anastrepha ludens isolate Willacy chromosome 3, idAnaLude1.1, whole genome shotgun sequence and encodes:
- the LOC128856946 gene encoding pyruvate dehydrogenase [acetyl-transferring]-phosphatase 1, mitochondrial isoform X1 yields the protein MLTILLRNSVVCIRQPNCSNVRGAVRQFRITIRQEAQLPNLSPYDVNLILRENEYIQTFAENDSIVRSYESNQLSSNRPCEDSRTEATFLHKSVLSTKGFICGVFDGHGGPACSQVISKRLLRYVAAGVIDRTTLKEVVAKEYNSQSFLKCHNDKADFVNEIKTIYEDSFRDYVQIISSQTVEKISIEITNAFMRLDDDLSKEALKHTNMRTMSVAMSGAVACVAHIDHLDLHVASTGDCGAVLGTQCPETGQWHAKKLNNEHNADNLKEVQRILEEHPKEEQDTAIRNERLLGQLAPLRALGDFRYKWSNEIMAKYVVPTFGEHSVPPHYYTPPYLTAQPEVQHHVLGPSDKFLVIASDGLWDFLTPSQVISLVGEHFNSKKVMEPMKIPSGDVTLLEVSKLLAERKAGRARKPLDQNSATHLIRNALGGTDYGIEHSKIAYYLTLPQDVVRLYRDDITITVIYFNTEYITRLNGDS
- the LOC128856946 gene encoding pyruvate dehydrogenase [acetyl-transferring]-phosphatase 1, mitochondrial isoform X2; the protein is MLTILLRNSVVCIRQPNCSNVRGAVRQFRITIRQEAQLPNLSPYDVNLILRENEYIQTFAENDSIVRSYESNQLSSNRPCEDSRTEATFLHKSGFICGVFDGHGGPACSQVISKRLLRYVAAGVIDRTTLKEVVAKEYNSQSFLKCHNDKADFVNEIKTIYEDSFRDYVQIISSQTVEKISIEITNAFMRLDDDLSKEALKHTNMRTMSVAMSGAVACVAHIDHLDLHVASTGDCGAVLGTQCPETGQWHAKKLNNEHNADNLKEVQRILEEHPKEEQDTAIRNERLLGQLAPLRALGDFRYKWSNEIMAKYVVPTFGEHSVPPHYYTPPYLTAQPEVQHHVLGPSDKFLVIASDGLWDFLTPSQVISLVGEHFNSKKVMEPMKIPSGDVTLLEVSKLLAERKAGRARKPLDQNSATHLIRNALGGTDYGIEHSKIAYYLTLPQDVVRLYRDDITITVIYFNTEYITRLNGDS